The genome window ATCACCGAGCAGGTCCAGCACCTTGTGGCGTACGAACTCGTCCGGGAAGCGCAGCGGCTCCGGGTTGAGGATCCTGTCGCTTCCAACCACGATCGCACTCTCGAGCCGGCCGCCACGAATCCAGCCGGCCTGTCGCAGCAACTCGAGATCGCGCTCGAGCACGAAGGTTCGCGCCGGGGCGATGTCGGTCAGGAAGGACTTGGGATCGACATCGAAACACATCGACTGCGTCCCGATGAGCGGATGGTCGTATTCGACCGTGAAAGTGATGCGGAATCCCCGGTACGGCACCGCGCGCACCGTGACGTCACCCTCCGACCACTCGACCGGGCGCGTGATCTTGACGTGGCGGCGCGGACGGTCCTGATCGACGAGTCCGGCTTCCTGCAGCGCCTGCGCGAACACCAGCGCGCTGCCGTCGGCCGGCTCGGGACTCTCCATGGCGCTCTGCTCGATCGTCAGGTTGTCGACCCCCATGCCCGCTGCCGCGGCGAGCACGTGTTCCATGGTGTGAATCTGGACCCCGTGCTCCTGCAGAATCGTGCGGCGACCCGCCGCGGGATCGAAGTGCGCGTTCTCGGCGCGCACCTGGACGGTCGGGTGTCCGGGCAGATCGGTGCGCACGAAACGCACCCCGCTCGCGGTCTCGGCCGGCTTGAACGTGAGCGTGCAATGGGCGCCGGTGTGGAGCCCGACGCCTTCGAGCGAGACCGCGCGCGCGATGGTGCGTTGCGGATCGCCGATCACGAGACCTCCTCGCGCGATTGCTGTTTCTCGAGCTTCTCGACGCGTTCTTCGAGCGCGCGAGCGCGCTGGAACAGCAGAGGCAGCCGCTGCAACAGCGCCGCGATGCGCTTCCAGGCGGAGTGAGAGATCGCCGGATAGCCGCTCACCGTCGCGCCCGCCGGTACCGATTGCGTGACCCCCGATTTGCCCGCCACCACCGCCCCCTTGCCGATCGTGAGATGCCCGGCGATTCCCGCCTGGCCGGCGACCGTCACGTAGTCACCCAATACCGTGCTGCCGGAGATGCCGACCTGCGCGACGACGATGCCGTGCTCGCCGATCACGACGTTGTGCCCGATCTGGACCAGATTGTCGATCTTGGTGCCGTTGCCGATCATCGTGCTATGGGTCGTGGCGCGATCGACGGTGGAATTGGCGCCGATCTCGACATCGTCGCCGATCACCACGTTACCGACCTGCGGCACCTTGTGATAGCGCCCACCGTCGAGCGCGAAACCGAATCCATCACTGCCGATGACGACGCCGGGATGGAAGATGCAGCGCGCGCCGATGCGGCAATCCTCGCGCACCACGACATGAGGCCACAGGAGCGTCTCGTCACCGATCGTCACGCGTGGCCCGACGACGCAGCCGCCCATCAGCGTGACGCGTGCTCCGAGCACCGCACCCGCGTCGACGATGCAGTGCGGCCCGATCGAGACGTCGGCCCCCAGCACCACGTCGGGGGCGACCACGGCGCTCACGTGCACCCCCTTGGCCTGCTGATCCTCGTGCGGGCGAAAGATCCGCACCAGCCGCTGATAAGCGAGATACGGATTCGCGACCAGCAACAGCGGCTTTCCCGCCGAACGGGTCCCGGCCACGCAGATCACCGCGGAGGCACGGGTCTCGTCGAGGTAGGCGTCGTAGCGAGAATTCGCGAGGAACGTGATGTCGCCGGGTTCTGCTTCCTTGATGCCCGCCACGTCCCGGATCTCGATCGAACCGTCGCCGACCACCTCGCCGCCCAGTTCGGCGGCCAGCTCCGCCAGCGTGCGGTGCGTCATGCGCGTGTCCTCCCTAGTTCGGCGCGGACGTGGACGTGCGGGTCGCCAGCTCCACCAGCACCGCGTTCGTCAGGTCGAGCGACCGATCTGCGAACAGGATGATGCCGCTCGAGGTGTCGAGCACCAGCGTGAGCGCCTGATCGGTCGCGAGCTTCTCAACCACCTCGCGAATCTGGCGCACGATTTCGCGCGTGCTCTGCTCGTTCTCCTGCGCCGCGCGTCCCTGCGGGCCCCAGATGTCCTGAACGAACGCCTCGTACTCGGACACCGCCTTCTGCAGCGCTTCGTCCCGCTCCTGACGGCGCGCGGTCGAGAGGATCGGCGACTGCTCACGCACTTCGGTCCGCAGCTTCTCGACCGCCTTCTGCTTCTCGGCCGCTTCGTCCTGCCACGCC of Candidatus Eisenbacteria bacterium contains these proteins:
- a CDS encoding bifunctional UDP-3-O-[3-hydroxymyristoyl] N-acetylglucosamine deacetylase/3-hydroxyacyl-ACP dehydratase, whose product is MIGDPQRTIARAVSLEGVGLHTGAHCTLTFKPAETASGVRFVRTDLPGHPTVQVRAENAHFDPAAGRRTILQEHGVQIHTMEHVLAAAAGMGVDNLTIEQSAMESPEPADGSALVFAQALQEAGLVDQDRPRRHVKITRPVEWSEGDVTVRAVPYRGFRITFTVEYDHPLIGTQSMCFDVDPKSFLTDIAPARTFVLERDLELLRQAGWIRGGRLESAIVVGSDRILNPEPLRFPDEFVRHKVLDLLGDLMLLGGPVQGHVIAHRSGHQSHVAFVKRVREVLPLPGRRPGAAPEEWDITAIMDLLPHRYPFLLVDRITRLDEGHGAEGIKNVTINEPFFQGHFPGHPIMPAVLILEAMAQVGGMLLLHSVESPEGKLMYFMGIDKAKFRRPVTPGDQLRFVLTLIKQKKGTAKIRGEAFVDGQLVAEAELLAMIVDRRAT
- the lpxD gene encoding UDP-3-O-(3-hydroxymyristoyl)glucosamine N-acyltransferase is translated as MTHRTLAELAAELGGEVVGDGSIEIRDVAGIKEAEPGDITFLANSRYDAYLDETRASAVICVAGTRSAGKPLLLVANPYLAYQRLVRIFRPHEDQQAKGVHVSAVVAPDVVLGADVSIGPHCIVDAGAVLGARVTLMGGCVVGPRVTIGDETLLWPHVVVREDCRIGARCIFHPGVVIGSDGFGFALDGGRYHKVPQVGNVVIGDDVEIGANSTVDRATTHSTMIGNGTKIDNLVQIGHNVVIGEHGIVVAQVGISGSTVLGDYVTVAGQAGIAGHLTIGKGAVVAGKSGVTQSVPAGATVSGYPAISHSAWKRIAALLQRLPLLFQRARALEERVEKLEKQQSREEVS
- a CDS encoding OmpH family outer membrane protein, producing the protein MVRRLGIRLALLAALLLVSVGVQPAHAASGDLRVGFIDSARIFRDFKLAQEAQQRFDRQIQAWQDEAAEKQKAVEKLRTEVREQSPILSTARRQERDEALQKAVSEYEAFVQDIWGPQGRAAQENEQSTREIVRQIREVVEKLATDQALTLVLDTSSGIILFADRSLDLTNAVLVELATRTSTSAPN